GACTTTGATTTTCTTGAGGCTCTCCTTGATAAAAAGCAATGGATTCAGAGTTTTCTCTAATCCTAACTAATCCAAAGCGAAAATTAGCCTCTTTTTTAATTTGATTAAAGTTAATTTTGACTAGTATTCTACCGTATACGCCGACTACAATTAACGTACCGACGAAGGAGTATAAAATTAATATATAAACCAACGTATTGGAAATTTTCCACAAAGCAAAACTAAAGGCAATCACCTGAAACAGAGAACTTACCAAAGACAGCAGAAAACTAAGAGAATCGACGGTAAAGCCTTTTATGTCTTCGGAAATTCGTTGGTCGGGGTTATCAATATCAATGTTAAAATTACCCAACTTATAAAAGGCGCGTTGACTAAAATAGCGGTTAAGGAAATGATTTGTCAGCCATCTGCGCCAGAAGTTACCTAATATTCCCTGAACGTAGCTAAAACCAGAAAACAGAGGTACATAGATAACTAAAATGATAAAAAAAGCCTTGATTGTTTTATAGAATCGATCGACCTCTTTAGCCGAAAGAGAAGAGATAATATCACCCTGTTGCTGATTTAATAAAACACTGAGTTTAGTGTATGCCACAAGTAAAACAAATAAAAGAGCTAGTAGAGTTAAAGCTCCTTTTTTTTCATTTCCGCTCCAATACAGCTTGGCAAGTGACCAAAATTTCTTTAATACTTTTAAATTAAATCGATTCATTTTGCTTTTATTAACTATAAGAATAATGCTCGGCAAATATTTGGCATCAAGCTAACTCTTAGCCTGATGTTTTTCCAAATTCACAACGTAATCCAATAAACCTGCACAAGCATCAAATAGTAGTTCAATCACATAATTAAAACCATCTTGACCACCGTAATAGGGATCGGGGACTTCTCGCTCATTTCGCTCAGTAGCAAAGTCACACATCAGGCGCACTTTGGATTCATATTTTCCTTCTCGATCTAAATACAAAATATCCTGGTAATTTTCTCGATCCATAGCTAAAATCAGGTCAAACTGCTGCAAGTCTGAAGGTTTTAGTTTGCGGGATTTTCCCTGTAGCTCAATCCCTTTTGTAATAGCAGCAGCGTTCATCCGCCGATCTGGAGATGCACCGATATGATACCCCGAAGTTCCAGCCGAATCACAGATAATTTTGTCGGACATACCAGCTTCTGTTATCAGGTAGTTCATAATGTTTTCTGCTGATGGAGAACGACAAATATTACCCAGGCAAACAAATAACAATTTATAGGTCATGAACAATTGAAGGTGATTTACTGTACTAAGTATTTTTATTGTTTATGGAAGGATTTGATACCGCTTGCGGTAACTACTTAAACTGGATTAATTATCA
This DNA window, taken from Pleurocapsa sp. FMAR1, encodes the following:
- a CDS encoding low molecular weight protein-tyrosine-phosphatase, producing MTYKLLFVCLGNICRSPSAENIMNYLITEAGMSDKIICDSAGTSGYHIGASPDRRMNAAAITKGIELQGKSRKLKPSDLQQFDLILAMDRENYQDILYLDREGKYESKVRLMCDFATERNEREVPDPYYGGQDGFNYVIELLFDACAGLLDYVVNLEKHQAKS